The Kineococcus mangrovi genome includes a window with the following:
- a CDS encoding APC family permease produces the protein MARADHPPSSPHPGSAAPGPVSGKGLQPGALGLWGNTVIGLGATAPVYSLAATLGYVVLAVHDKAPAMFLVAFVPMLLVAVAYRELNRAAPDCGTTFTWGTKAFGPWVGWMGGWGVAVSAIIVLANVAEISAVYTLRFLGLDAAAQNPVLRVGLGLVFIVAMTWVSYRGITISERLQNVLIVVQFAVLGVVSVGALHLVYSGGAGEQAVRPTWDWFSPAGVSGSALAEAVILCIFIYWGWDACLAVTEETRDADRTPGRAALLATVILVVTYVLVAVAVQAYAGFGTTGIGLGNPENADDVLSTLGAPVGGAVLSGLLLLTVAISAASSTQTTILPTARGTLAMAVYGALPQRFATVHPRFKTPSFGTLVMGAAAVAFYLVLSLVSQDALQDSIASLGLAVAFYYGITAFSCVWFFRRTLTRSARDLFLRGVFPVLGGLTMLWAFVQSSVDMLSPDYGFTVFGPLGGVFVIGVGMLALGVPLMLLCATRLREFFRGRTLDAHTPVLVPDTGEPPVGGL, from the coding sequence ATGGCCCGTGCCGACCACCCCCCGAGCTCACCGCACCCCGGCTCGGCCGCGCCCGGCCCCGTCTCCGGCAAGGGGCTGCAGCCCGGAGCGCTCGGGCTGTGGGGCAACACGGTCATCGGTCTCGGCGCGACCGCCCCCGTCTACAGCCTCGCCGCCACCCTCGGCTACGTCGTCCTCGCCGTCCACGACAAGGCGCCCGCGATGTTCCTCGTGGCGTTCGTGCCGATGCTGCTCGTCGCGGTCGCCTACCGCGAGCTCAACCGCGCGGCACCGGACTGCGGGACGACGTTCACCTGGGGCACCAAGGCGTTCGGGCCCTGGGTCGGCTGGATGGGCGGCTGGGGCGTGGCCGTCTCGGCGATCATCGTCCTCGCCAACGTCGCGGAGATCTCCGCCGTCTACACGCTGCGCTTCCTCGGACTGGACGCCGCGGCGCAGAACCCGGTCCTGCGGGTCGGCCTCGGGCTGGTCTTCATCGTCGCCATGACATGGGTCAGCTACCGCGGCATCACGATCTCCGAACGCCTCCAGAACGTCCTCATCGTCGTGCAGTTCGCCGTCCTCGGGGTCGTCTCCGTCGGCGCCCTGCACCTCGTCTACAGCGGCGGGGCCGGGGAGCAGGCCGTGCGGCCGACGTGGGACTGGTTCTCCCCGGCCGGGGTCAGCGGGTCGGCGCTCGCCGAGGCGGTCATCCTGTGCATCTTCATCTACTGGGGCTGGGACGCGTGCCTGGCCGTCACCGAGGAGACCCGCGACGCCGACCGCACCCCGGGCCGGGCGGCGTTGCTGGCGACCGTGATCCTCGTCGTGACCTACGTCCTGGTCGCCGTGGCGGTGCAGGCCTACGCCGGGTTCGGGACGACGGGGATCGGGCTGGGCAACCCCGAGAACGCCGACGACGTGCTGTCGACGCTCGGCGCCCCCGTCGGCGGTGCCGTGCTGTCCGGGCTGCTGCTGCTGACCGTCGCGATCTCGGCGGCGTCCTCGACGCAGACGACGATCCTGCCCACCGCCCGCGGCACGCTGGCGATGGCCGTGTACGGGGCGCTGCCGCAGCGGTTCGCGACGGTGCACCCGCGCTTCAAGACCCCCTCCTTCGGCACGCTCGTCATGGGCGCGGCGGCCGTGGCGTTCTACCTGGTGCTGAGCCTGGTGAGCCAGGACGCGTTGCAGGACTCGATCGCCTCGCTGGGTCTCGCGGTCGCGTTCTACTACGGCATCACGGCGTTCTCGTGCGTGTGGTTCTTCCGCCGGACGCTGACCCGCTCGGCGCGCGACCTGTTCCTGCGCGGGGTGTTCCCGGTGCTCGGCGGGCTCACGATGCTGTGGGCGTTCGTCCAGAGCAGCGTCGACATGCTCTCCCCCGACTACGGGTTCACGGTGTTCGGTCCGCTCGGCGGGGTGTTCGTCATCGGCGTCGGGATGCTGGCCCTCGGAGTCCCGCTGATGCTGCTGTGCGCCACCCGGCTGCGGGAGTTCTTCCGCGGCCGGACGCTCGACGCGCACACCCCCGTCCTGGTCCCCGACACCGGGGAGCCACCCGTCGGCGGGCTCTGA
- the nagA gene encoding N-acetylglucosamine-6-phosphate deacetylase yields MTVLARGTVHTGARVLTDGWALLDGREVVQVGTGPAPTGPGAAHETVRGAHVVPGFVDVHCHGGGGASFGGRGDEAVAAARTVAATHRAHGTTTLVASLVTSPLDELAATLDALAGLVADGELAGVHLEGPWLSPDHRGAHAPGLLRDPDPADLDRLLSTGLVRMVTIAPELPGGLAAVQQVAAAGATASIGHTGADADTARRAVDAGARWATHLFNAMAPVHHREPGAVPALLDDDRVTVELIADGVHLHPLVVALAAHRAGRGRVALVTDAMAATGAADGRYRLGDLDVDVTDGVARLAGGGSIAGSTLTLDRALRFAVTEAGLAFADALDAVTATPARLLGRTDVGHLEPGARGGAVVLDADLALLRVLT; encoded by the coding sequence ATGACCGTCCTGGCGCGCGGAACCGTCCACACCGGTGCGCGGGTGCTGACCGACGGCTGGGCGTTGCTGGACGGCCGCGAGGTCGTGCAGGTGGGGACGGGGCCCGCGCCCACCGGTCCCGGCGCCGCCCACGAGACCGTCCGGGGCGCGCACGTCGTCCCCGGGTTCGTCGACGTGCACTGCCACGGCGGCGGTGGCGCCAGCTTCGGCGGACGCGGGGACGAGGCCGTCGCGGCGGCCCGCACCGTCGCCGCCACCCACCGCGCGCACGGCACGACGACGCTCGTCGCGAGCCTCGTGACCAGCCCGCTCGACGAGCTCGCCGCCACCCTCGACGCCCTCGCCGGTCTCGTCGCCGACGGCGAGCTGGCCGGCGTCCACCTCGAAGGGCCCTGGCTGAGCCCGGACCACCGCGGCGCGCACGCCCCGGGCCTGCTGCGCGATCCCGACCCCGCCGACCTCGACCGGCTGCTGTCCACCGGCCTCGTGCGGATGGTGACCATCGCCCCCGAGCTGCCCGGGGGACTGGCTGCGGTGCAGCAGGTCGCGGCCGCCGGGGCCACCGCCTCCATCGGCCACACGGGTGCCGACGCCGACACGGCCCGGCGCGCCGTCGACGCCGGGGCCCGGTGGGCCACGCACCTGTTCAACGCCATGGCGCCGGTGCACCACCGCGAACCGGGGGCCGTGCCCGCGCTCCTGGACGACGACCGGGTCACCGTCGAGCTCATCGCCGACGGCGTGCACCTGCACCCGCTCGTCGTCGCCCTCGCCGCCCACCGCGCCGGCCGGGGTCGCGTCGCCCTGGTCACCGACGCCATGGCCGCGACGGGGGCGGCCGACGGCCGCTACCGCCTCGGCGACCTCGACGTCGACGTCACCGACGGGGTGGCCAGGCTCGCCGGGGGCGGGTCCATCGCCGGCAGCACCCTGACCCTCGACCGCGCGCTGCGCTTCGCCGTGACCGAGGCGGGGCTGGCGTTCGCCGACGCCCTCGACGCCGTCACCGCGACCCCGGCGCGGCTGCTCGGCCGCACCGACGTCGGCCACCTCGAACCCGGCGCCCGCGGTGGCGCCGTCGTCCTCGACGCCGACCTCGCCCTCCTGCGCGTCCTCACCTGA
- a CDS encoding SIS domain-containing protein: MSPARGHLVRSEIAEQPAVADRVLTAAGGEVARVAGLLRDAAPRAVLLTARGTSDHAALYAKYLLEIGLGLPCGLSSTSTLTVYEATPDLRGVLWISISQSGGSPDLVESTAAARRAGATTLAVTNNPGSALAQAAEHHLDVHAGPELAVAATKSYTAQLLTLWLLATTWRGGDLAPAQALPGFLEQAVSATDVPDVAARYRFVDRLVLTARGYSYPTAREAALKLMETSYLSAQAFSAADLMHGPLAMVDADRPVVAVVPQGRGGDAMAPVLDALRDRGADVCAVAPAGLAPDATVRLALPGGMPEELAPVVQIVPLQRLALEMAVARGLDPDAPRGLRKVTETR, translated from the coding sequence GTGAGCCCCGCCCGTGGTCACCTCGTCCGTTCCGAGATCGCCGAGCAGCCCGCCGTCGCCGACCGGGTCCTGACCGCCGCGGGCGGGGAGGTCGCCCGCGTCGCCGGCCTCCTGCGCGACGCGGCCCCGCGCGCGGTGCTCCTGACCGCCCGCGGCACGAGCGACCACGCCGCGCTCTACGCCAAGTACCTCCTCGAGATCGGTCTCGGCCTGCCCTGCGGGCTCTCGTCCACCTCGACGCTCACCGTCTACGAGGCGACGCCCGACCTGCGGGGCGTGCTGTGGATCAGCATCAGCCAGTCCGGCGGCTCGCCCGACCTCGTCGAGTCGACGGCCGCGGCCCGCCGCGCCGGCGCCACCACGCTCGCCGTCACCAACAACCCCGGCTCCGCGCTCGCGCAGGCCGCCGAGCACCACCTCGACGTGCACGCCGGCCCCGAGCTGGCCGTCGCCGCGACCAAGAGCTACACCGCCCAGCTCCTGACCCTGTGGCTGCTCGCGACGACCTGGCGCGGCGGTGACCTCGCCCCCGCGCAGGCCCTGCCCGGGTTCCTGGAGCAAGCCGTGTCCGCCACCGACGTCCCCGACGTCGCCGCGCGCTACCGGTTCGTCGACCGGCTCGTCCTCACCGCCCGCGGGTACTCCTACCCGACGGCGCGCGAGGCCGCGCTGAAGCTCATGGAGACGTCCTACCTGTCGGCCCAGGCGTTCTCGGCCGCCGACCTCATGCACGGCCCGCTCGCCATGGTCGACGCCGACCGCCCCGTCGTCGCCGTCGTGCCGCAGGGCCGCGGCGGCGACGCGATGGCGCCCGTCCTCGACGCGTTGCGCGACCGGGGCGCCGACGTGTGCGCCGTCGCCCCCGCGGGTCTGGCCCCCGACGCCACCGTCCGGCTCGCCCTGCCCGGCGGGATGCCCGAGGAGCTCGCACCCGTCGTGCAGATCGTGCCGCTGCAGCGCCTGGCCCTGGAGATGGCCGTCGCCCGCGGTCTGGACCCGGACGCGCCCCGCGGCCTGCGCAAGGTCACCGAGACGCGATGA
- a CDS encoding MurR/RpiR family transcriptional regulator: MTAPDPTALRAHLLAAVPAATASGARVLTALLEDPAAAAQLTVTDLAARTGTSEATVVRTARSLGFAGYPQLRLALAASGTAPAPAALLTESPEDAPDLAGVVASLAALESEALHATARTLDLAALGAAADAVHGARAVDCWGIGASGVLAADFDHKAVRAGLLTRLRTEGHAALVSSETLGPDDTAVVVSHSGRTPDVVAAAGRARDRGAKVVAVTSSAGSPLAGAADHVLVATGRETAYRAGAMASRAATALVLDCLYVAVVQRLGDRAGDALQRTYRAVEDPRPVQGRRAHRR; the protein is encoded by the coding sequence GTGACCGCACCCGACCCCACCGCCCTGCGCGCGCACCTGCTCGCCGCCGTCCCCGCGGCGACGGCCTCCGGCGCCCGGGTGCTGACCGCGCTGCTGGAGGACCCGGCCGCGGCCGCCCAGCTCACCGTCACCGACCTCGCCGCGCGCACCGGGACGAGCGAGGCGACCGTCGTGCGCACGGCCCGGTCCCTGGGGTTCGCCGGGTACCCGCAGCTGCGGCTGGCCCTGGCCGCCTCCGGCACCGCCCCCGCACCGGCCGCGCTGCTCACCGAGTCCCCCGAGGACGCCCCCGACCTCGCCGGCGTCGTCGCCAGCCTGGCCGCCCTGGAGAGCGAGGCGCTGCACGCCACCGCCCGCACCCTCGACCTCGCCGCGCTGGGGGCGGCCGCCGACGCCGTCCACGGCGCGCGGGCCGTGGACTGCTGGGGCATCGGCGCCTCGGGGGTGCTGGCCGCCGACTTCGACCACAAGGCCGTCCGCGCCGGGCTGCTCACCCGGTTGCGGACGGAGGGGCACGCGGCGCTCGTGAGCTCGGAGACCCTCGGCCCGGACGACACCGCTGTCGTCGTCAGCCACTCCGGGCGCACCCCCGACGTCGTCGCCGCGGCCGGGCGCGCGCGGGACCGGGGGGCGAAGGTCGTCGCCGTGACGAGCTCGGCGGGCTCACCGCTGGCGGGGGCCGCCGACCACGTGCTCGTCGCCACCGGGCGCGAGACCGCCTACCGCGCGGGAGCGATGGCCAGCCGGGCCGCGACGGCGCTCGTCCTGGACTGCCTGTACGTCGCCGTCGTGCAGCGCCTCGGCGACCGGGCCGGGGACGCGTTGCAGCGCACCTACCGCGCGGTGGAGGACCCCCGCCCCGTCCAGGGCCGCCGAGCGCACCGGCGGTAG
- a CDS encoding LacI family DNA-binding transcriptional regulator, which translates to MRVSAGRDQPSRAVTLRDVARLAEVSTATASKALNGRPDVNPGTRARVLAAAERLSFSPNAMARGLSAGRSGTVGLLTSDLEGRFSLPILMGAEDAFGADRTSLFLCDARGDAIREQHHLRALLSRQVDGLIVVGARPDSRRSLGPNLPVPVVYAYSPSQDAADLSIVCDNVAGGRLAVDHLLACGRTRIAHITGDPGYGASHDRARGARDRLAEAGLELVGDGVWFGSWTESWGRRATRLLLEQTRELDAVFAGSDQIARGVLDVLQEEGLRVPEDVQVIGFDNWEVIAGESRPALSTVDMQLEALGRRAAQSLTAAIAGNPGAGTVELGCRVVQRDSTTPRGNDRDLPPRPG; encoded by the coding sequence GTGAGGGTGTCGGCGGGCCGTGACCAGCCGTCACGTGCGGTGACCCTGCGAGACGTCGCGCGCCTGGCCGAGGTCTCCACGGCGACGGCCTCGAAAGCCCTGAACGGGCGGCCGGACGTCAACCCCGGCACCCGGGCGCGGGTGCTGGCGGCGGCCGAGCGGTTGTCGTTCTCCCCGAACGCCATGGCCCGCGGTCTGTCCGCTGGGCGGTCGGGGACCGTCGGCCTGCTGACCTCCGACCTGGAGGGGCGCTTCTCGCTGCCGATCCTCATGGGGGCCGAGGACGCCTTCGGCGCCGATCGGACCTCGTTGTTCCTGTGCGACGCCCGCGGCGACGCCATCCGCGAGCAGCACCACCTGCGGGCCCTGCTGTCGCGGCAGGTCGACGGCCTCATCGTCGTGGGCGCGCGGCCGGACTCGCGCCGGTCGCTGGGCCCGAACCTGCCCGTGCCGGTCGTCTACGCCTACTCCCCGTCCCAGGACGCGGCGGACCTGTCCATCGTCTGCGACAACGTCGCCGGTGGACGCCTGGCCGTGGACCACCTGCTGGCCTGCGGCCGCACCCGCATCGCCCACATCACCGGTGACCCGGGGTACGGCGCCTCCCACGACCGCGCCCGGGGCGCCCGCGACCGGCTGGCCGAGGCAGGTCTGGAACTGGTCGGGGACGGGGTCTGGTTCGGGTCGTGGACCGAGAGCTGGGGGCGACGGGCGACGAGACTGCTGCTGGAGCAGACCCGGGAGCTGGACGCGGTGTTCGCCGGGTCCGACCAGATCGCCCGGGGGGTGCTCGACGTCCTGCAGGAGGAGGGGTTGCGGGTCCCGGAGGACGTCCAGGTGATCGGCTTCGACAACTGGGAGGTCATCGCCGGCGAGTCGCGTCCCGCGCTGAGCACCGTGGACATGCAGCTGGAGGCGCTGGGCCGGCGCGCGGCGCAGAGCTTGACCGCGGCGATCGCGGGGAACCCCGGGGCGGGGACCGTCGAGCTGGGGTGCCGGGTCGTCCAGCGCGATTCCACGACGCCGCGTGGGAACGACCGGGACCTCCCCCCACGACCCGGCTGA
- a CDS encoding ABC transporter substrate-binding protein has product MRGTKRGPLRGTLAAVAAATLVVGLAACGSGSGGAGGGDQTASISGPSGSDDGADLTLWTRAPLELQAKALVEAYNASHENHVELTVVPNDDYVTKVGAAAGSGGLPDLFAADIVYTPNWTSQGLFKDITSNIDQLPSAGSINEGHLKAGTYEGKEYVLPFVEDLSVMMWNKELYREAGLDPDKGPTTLAEFKEQAEAVQKLGKPDTYGTYFGGNCGGCTVFTWFPMIWASGQDVLNDDGTQSLLNSDTAKQVYSTWHDLQAAGAIAPGSRDETGATWTGAFQKGQIGVMPYPATLLSTVSKTVDVGVAPIPGVEGGGSTFVGGDGIGISKDSEKADQAWNFLSWLMSDDAQVGVLAANGTTPSRTDLAQNKYTADDPRQATINEIAGAADSKTPFAPNFQTAFNATGSPWITLVRDQVYSDDPGDLDAQNEAITAALAD; this is encoded by the coding sequence ATGAGAGGCACCAAGCGCGGACCCCTGCGGGGGACGCTCGCCGCCGTGGCCGCGGCCACCCTGGTCGTGGGGCTCGCCGCCTGCGGCAGCGGGAGCGGCGGCGCAGGTGGCGGCGACCAGACCGCGTCCATCAGCGGCCCCTCCGGCAGCGACGACGGTGCGGACCTGACCCTGTGGACCCGCGCCCCGCTGGAGCTGCAGGCCAAAGCCCTGGTCGAGGCCTACAACGCCTCCCACGAGAACCACGTCGAACTGACGGTCGTCCCCAACGACGACTACGTCACGAAGGTGGGGGCGGCGGCCGGCAGCGGGGGCCTGCCGGACCTGTTCGCCGCCGACATCGTGTACACGCCGAACTGGACCTCCCAGGGCCTGTTCAAGGACATCACCTCGAACATCGACCAGCTCCCGTCGGCGGGCAGCATCAACGAGGGTCACCTCAAGGCGGGCACCTACGAGGGCAAGGAGTACGTCCTGCCCTTCGTCGAGGACCTCTCGGTCATGATGTGGAACAAGGAGCTCTACCGCGAAGCGGGTCTGGACCCGGACAAGGGGCCCACCACGCTGGCGGAGTTCAAGGAGCAGGCCGAAGCCGTCCAGAAGCTGGGCAAACCCGACACCTACGGCACCTACTTCGGCGGGAACTGCGGTGGCTGCACCGTGTTCACCTGGTTCCCGATGATCTGGGCCAGCGGTCAGGACGTCCTGAACGACGACGGCACCCAGTCGCTGCTGAACAGCGACACCGCCAAGCAGGTCTACTCGACCTGGCACGACCTGCAGGCCGCGGGCGCCATCGCCCCCGGATCGCGCGACGAGACCGGGGCGACGTGGACGGGCGCCTTCCAGAAGGGCCAGATCGGGGTCATGCCCTACCCCGCCACCCTGCTGTCGACCGTCAGCAAGACCGTCGACGTCGGCGTCGCGCCCATCCCCGGGGTCGAGGGCGGCGGCTCCACCTTCGTCGGGGGTGACGGGATCGGGATCTCCAAGGACTCCGAGAAGGCCGACCAGGCCTGGAACTTCCTGTCCTGGCTGATGTCGGACGATGCCCAGGTCGGCGTCCTGGCAGCCAACGGCACCACCCCCTCGCGCACCGACCTGGCCCAGAACAAGTACACCGCCGACGACCCCCGACAGGCCACCATCAACGAGATCGCCGGTGCGGCCGACAGCAAGACCCCGTTCGCGCCGAACTTCCAGACGGCCTTCAACGCCACCGGCAGCCCGTGGATCACCCTGGTGCGCGACCAGGTCTACAGCGACGACCCCGGTGACCTCGACGCCCAGAACGAGGCGATCACGGCCGCCCTGGCCGACTGA
- a CDS encoding carbohydrate ABC transporter permease, with the protein MAVSSPSSTTVPAARTSRPQRKGKSLTGWAYAAPTALFVGLFFLVPTLLVLQMSVSDWGLFTGNRGLNAPENFTAAVQAPLFWPAVRFTLLYTVITTVILLALALGLAMLVQESTRWSAVLRTSFLLPSALGLASASLLFYALYSPQASPLPGLLSLVGIDIGRISFLGTPGAALTSTVVLIVWRFAGFYMLLLLVGLQGIPGEVYEAARMDGAKPLQIFRLITVPLLRSSLALCTILCVTGSLLAFDQFYILTKGGPDNSTVTIVQLVYNAAFQGQNDLGRAAALSIIVLAALVVLNVLQFRGLRGKEN; encoded by the coding sequence GTGGCAGTCAGCAGCCCGTCCTCCACCACCGTCCCCGCAGCCCGCACCTCCCGTCCGCAGCGCAAGGGGAAGTCCCTGACGGGTTGGGCCTACGCCGCACCCACCGCGTTGTTCGTCGGGCTGTTCTTCCTCGTCCCCACCCTGCTGGTCCTGCAGATGTCCGTCTCGGACTGGGGTCTGTTCACGGGCAACCGGGGTCTGAACGCACCGGAGAACTTCACCGCGGCGGTGCAGGCCCCGCTGTTCTGGCCGGCGGTCCGGTTCACGCTGCTCTACACGGTGATCACCACCGTCATCCTGCTGGCACTGGCCCTGGGGCTGGCGATGCTGGTGCAGGAGTCCACCCGGTGGAGCGCGGTGCTGCGCACGTCCTTCCTGCTCCCGAGCGCACTGGGGCTGGCGTCGGCGTCGCTGCTCTTCTACGCGCTGTACTCCCCGCAGGCCTCCCCCCTGCCGGGCCTGCTGTCGCTCGTGGGCATCGACATCGGGCGGATCTCCTTCCTGGGGACCCCGGGAGCAGCTCTCACCTCGACCGTGGTGCTCATCGTCTGGCGGTTCGCCGGCTTCTACATGCTGCTGCTGCTGGTCGGCCTGCAGGGGATCCCGGGCGAGGTCTACGAGGCCGCCCGCATGGACGGTGCGAAACCGCTGCAGATCTTCCGGCTCATCACCGTCCCGCTGCTGAGGTCATCCCTCGCGCTGTGCACCATCCTGTGCGTCACCGGCTCGCTGCTGGCCTTCGACCAGTTCTACATCCTGACCAAGGGGGGCCCGGACAACAGCACGGTGACCATCGTCCAGCTCGTCTACAACGCGGCCTTCCAGGGGCAGAACGACCTCGGACGCGCCGCCGCCCTGTCCATCATCGTCCTGGCCGCACTCGTCGTCCTGAACGTCCTGCAGTTCCGCGGTCTGCGCGGCAAGGAGAACTGA
- a CDS encoding carbohydrate ABC transporter permease: MPRYVLTGGLALVFLAPLLWAAVASVSPQGGTAQAVGWGFGNYETLANYQAGLLRYLWNSSYLSVLTVVLTLVVSTLGGYAFAVYQFPGKNVLFLAVLAILMVPYATLLIPLYVLLNQIGLQNSLVGTSLVMTMFQLPFATFMMRIAFEAVPRELLESALVDGCNSFTALVRVLLPAVKPGLITVGLFAFLAAWNDFITPLVLISDSDKLTLPLAVANLRSQVMGVVDYGATEAGVVVLALPCVLLFLLLQRHYVAGFMSGALKG, encoded by the coding sequence ATGCCGCGGTACGTCCTCACCGGCGGGCTCGCCCTCGTGTTCCTCGCGCCCCTGCTGTGGGCGGCGGTCGCCTCGGTCAGCCCGCAGGGCGGGACGGCCCAGGCCGTCGGGTGGGGCTTCGGCAACTACGAGACGCTGGCGAACTACCAGGCGGGTCTGCTCCGGTACCTGTGGAACTCCTCGTACCTGTCGGTCCTCACCGTGGTCCTCACCCTCGTCGTCTCCACCCTGGGCGGTTACGCCTTCGCCGTCTACCAGTTCCCCGGCAAGAACGTCCTGTTCCTGGCCGTGCTGGCCATCCTCATGGTCCCGTACGCCACCCTGCTCATCCCCCTGTACGTCCTGCTGAACCAGATCGGCCTGCAGAACAGCCTGGTCGGCACCTCCCTGGTCATGACCATGTTCCAGCTCCCGTTCGCCACGTTCATGATGCGCATCGCCTTCGAGGCGGTGCCCCGCGAACTCCTCGAATCCGCTCTCGTGGACGGGTGCAACTCCTTCACGGCGCTGGTGCGGGTGCTGCTGCCGGCGGTCAAACCGGGGTTGATCACGGTGGGGCTGTTCGCCTTCCTCGCCGCCTGGAACGACTTCATCACCCCCCTCGTCCTCATCAGCGACTCCGACAAGCTCACGTTGCCCCTGGCCGTGGCGAACCTGCGCAGCCAGGTGATGGGCGTCGTCGACTACGGCGCCACCGAGGCCGGTGTCGTCGTCCTGGCCCTGCCCTGCGTCCTGCTCTTCCTGCTGCTCCAGCGCCACTACGTCGCCGGCTTCATGTCCGGAGCCCTCAAGGGGTGA